A window of Bacteroidales bacterium contains these coding sequences:
- a CDS encoding glycosyltransferase family 2 protein → MKILCIIPAYNAALYIAATIRSIQKQTYKNVEIVVIDDKSTDNTFEVAKSCGVTVIKNLENTGCYLALNVVLNSYHDFDAWYYHCADDISFENHFAELVAPLISDNLLMMTYCNYNRKDFYTGKLLGEFTGRRASMCLYRAEVFDRIGPYDSTRFGGDTEYWDRFLIYYRQNQIHHVNQCLANCMMHGQNLTIIHNGNARREYVEQFKARHSQLQASLNF, encoded by the coding sequence ATGAAGATTCTTTGCATCATACCGGCGTATAATGCCGCATTGTATATTGCTGCCACCATTCGCTCTATACAAAAGCAAACCTACAAGAATGTTGAAATTGTGGTTATTGATGATAAAAGCACCGATAACACTTTTGAGGTGGCTAAATCCTGTGGAGTTACAGTAATTAAGAACTTAGAAAATACCGGTTGTTATCTTGCGCTTAACGTCGTACTCAACTCCTATCACGATTTTGATGCCTGGTATTATCATTGCGCTGACGATATCAGCTTTGAAAATCACTTCGCTGAACTTGTAGCGCCGCTGATCAGCGATAACCTTCTGATGATGACGTATTGCAACTACAACCGTAAGGATTTTTATACAGGCAAATTGCTTGGAGAATTTACAGGTCGTCGGGCTTCAATGTGCCTTTACCGTGCCGAAGTGTTTGACAGGATTGGTCCCTATGACAGTACCCGTTTTGGAGGTGATACAGAATATTGGGATCGCTTTTTAATATATTACAGGCAAAACCAGATTCATCACGTAAACCAATGCCTTGCAAACTGCATGATGCATGGCCAAAACCTTACTATTATTCACAACGGCAACGCTCGCCGTGAATATGTGGAGCAGTTTAAAGCGAGGCACAGCCAACTACAAGCATCACTAAACTTCTAA
- a CDS encoding S49 family peptidase has product MNLLHEIIASPWFIDKQYADDHFHLVVRMLRGELFNPVASQQSKSEEMKGQASLAILNNKKPFTADAFDIYYNADQIIEPSVFILNVAGPITKYPMMCGPTGMAAKAEWIQKADMHPNIFAHAIKIDSGGGSGYAARFMGEVLSNLEKPVFAFIDDYGASAAYWIASAAQHIAIGSKMGMAGSIGTYLTLRDYTEALKMEGIKEVDVYAEKSKEKNEVYRLMQDGKIEEAIQRAQLLANQFNDFFLAQVKQSRKGKLKSNDWNTGKFFFAEEALEIGLVDDIMPWDQFLQNIFDEFAP; this is encoded by the coding sequence ATGAACCTCCTTCACGAAATAATTGCATCGCCCTGGTTTATTGATAAACAATATGCCGACGATCACTTTCACCTCGTAGTACGCATGCTGCGGGGCGAATTGTTTAATCCTGTTGCATCGCAACAAAGCAAATCAGAAGAAATGAAGGGACAGGCAAGTCTTGCCATCCTGAACAACAAAAAACCCTTCACCGCCGATGCTTTTGATATTTATTACAACGCCGATCAAATTATTGAACCATCTGTATTTATTTTAAATGTAGCCGGTCCCATAACCAAATATCCTATGATGTGTGGGCCTACTGGTATGGCTGCAAAAGCAGAATGGATCCAGAAGGCAGATATGCACCCGAACATCTTCGCGCATGCGATCAAAATTGACAGCGGTGGCGGATCTGGTTATGCTGCCAGGTTCATGGGCGAAGTCTTATCGAACCTCGAAAAACCTGTTTTTGCTTTTATTGACGATTATGGCGCTTCAGCCGCATACTGGATAGCTTCAGCAGCACAGCACATTGCCATTGGTAGTAAAATGGGAATGGCCGGCAGCATCGGAACCTACCTGACCCTTCGTGATTATACCGAGGCCCTGAAAATGGAAGGCATCAAGGAAGTGGATGTGTATGCCGAAAAATCAAAAGAAAAGAACGAAGTATACAGACTGATGCAAGATGGCAAAATTGAAGAAGCCATTCAACGCGCCCAGTTGCTTGCCAACCAGTTCAATGATTTCTTCCTGGCCCAGGTAAAGCAATCCCGCAAGGGCAAACTCAAATCAAACGATTGGAACACCGGAAAATTCTTTTTCGCTGAAGAAGCCCTTGAGATCGGACTTGTTGACGATATCATGCCCTGGGATCAATTCCTGCAAAACATCTTCGACGAATTCGCACCATAG